The Oligoflexia bacterium genome includes a region encoding these proteins:
- a CDS encoding HNH endonuclease — VKALKILAKNKKAQDLRKAHEANAELDNVNLTKAEAVKKAFPEKCNPASPRSRYIPAHIKRQVWVRAKSQCTFINPVSKLRCTASRFLQTEHIIPFALGGAATLDNLTLLCSNHNKLKALHTFGKSTMDRYLES, encoded by the coding sequence AGTTAAAGCTTTGAAGATTTTGGCAAAGAACAAGAAAGCTCAAGATTTGCGCAAAGCTCATGAAGCGAATGCTGAATTAGACAATGTTAATTTAACCAAAGCTGAAGCGGTGAAAAAAGCTTTCCCAGAGAAGTGCAATCCAGCTTCTCCACGCTCTCGCTACATTCCCGCTCACATTAAACGCCAAGTGTGGGTGAGAGCCAAATCTCAGTGCACTTTTATTAATCCAGTTTCAAAGCTTCGTTGTACTGCTTCGCGTTTTCTTCAAACCGAGCACATTATTCCATTTGCTTTAGGGGGAGCCGCAACGCTAGATAACCTGACTCTACTTTGTTCAAATCACAATAAACTCAAAGCACTTCACACCTTTGGTAAATCGACAATGGATCGTTATTTGGAGAGTTGA
- a CDS encoding ATP-binding protein, giving the protein MIFYSATLVGVKPIAVEIEIDLSSGLPFFQIVGLPDAVLKESKTRVKSAIIQAGYKFPYEKRVVLNLAPSKVRKEGSGFELALAARILATSEQIEVPPKSVMFLGELALDGHVRCVPEVEALAFALLEKKEIEIIVVPTEVAPALAQSLNTHVVGIKHIQELRQPQWWNQNTFLKTDESALSSEVTDLNNKQSIQENLDLSKLKFSRFWARHLEIATVGRHHYLLSGPPGCGKTFFAESLKRFLHRSGDEIDIEQKALDALYKRHPKEIPWASPHHSASIVGLLGGGVPPRPGALTKAHGGVLFLDEFLEFNPSVLDSLREPFEKGFVEIYRAGLHVQFPSRVQVIAASNPCRCGYWGHFVKACGCLEINRLKYQARMSGPLFDRFDVKVFCDSPMGNEEKISSQVILERIKKALEFKSKCGDIKFSKHAQDFLEHKQDAGSLNYRSWLKVKSLAQTLAVLDFSPEVKMQNLEEAFRYSEIIFDVKKLK; this is encoded by the coding sequence ATGATATTTTATTCAGCAACGCTGGTTGGCGTTAAACCAATCGCGGTAGAAATTGAAATTGATCTCTCATCGGGGTTACCATTTTTTCAAATTGTAGGGCTTCCAGACGCGGTACTTAAAGAAAGTAAAACGCGAGTGAAAAGTGCCATCATTCAAGCGGGTTATAAGTTTCCGTATGAAAAGCGTGTGGTTTTAAATTTAGCACCTTCTAAAGTTCGAAAAGAGGGGAGTGGTTTTGAGCTCGCATTAGCAGCGCGCATTCTTGCAACATCAGAGCAAATAGAAGTACCTCCAAAGTCTGTGATGTTTTTGGGCGAGTTAGCACTTGATGGTCATGTGCGGTGTGTTCCTGAAGTAGAAGCCCTTGCCTTTGCACTTTTAGAGAAAAAAGAAATTGAGATCATTGTAGTTCCTACGGAAGTAGCACCTGCATTGGCGCAAAGTCTGAATACACATGTTGTGGGAATAAAACATATTCAAGAACTTAGACAGCCACAGTGGTGGAATCAAAATACATTTTTAAAAACAGATGAGAGTGCACTAAGTAGTGAAGTCACTGACTTAAATAATAAACAAAGTATTCAAGAAAATTTAGACCTGAGTAAATTAAAATTTTCACGATTTTGGGCAAGGCATCTAGAAATAGCTACTGTAGGGCGGCATCACTATTTGCTTAGTGGTCCGCCGGGTTGTGGAAAAACATTTTTTGCCGAGAGTTTAAAAAGATTTTTACACCGATCTGGTGATGAGATCGATATTGAACAAAAAGCTTTAGATGCCCTTTATAAAAGACATCCAAAAGAGATTCCTTGGGCATCACCCCATCATTCAGCATCTATTGTTGGTTTATTAGGCGGGGGAGTGCCACCAAGGCCAGGTGCACTTACTAAAGCCCACGGTGGTGTTTTGTTTCTTGATGAATTTTTAGAATTTAATCCCTCAGTTTTAGATTCACTACGAGAGCCTTTTGAGAAAGGATTTGTTGAAATCTATAGGGCTGGCCTTCATGTGCAGTTTCCTAGTCGCGTGCAAGTGATTGCTGCTTCAAACCCTTGTCGCTGTGGATACTGGGGGCATTTTGTAAAGGCGTGCGGTTGTCTTGAAATAAATAGACTAAAATATCAAGCTCGAATGAGTGGGCCGCTTTTTGATCGTTTCGATGTAAAAGTATTTTGTGATTCCCCTATGGGTAATGAAGAGAAAATTTCATCACAAGTGATTTTAGAAAGAATTAAAAAAGCTTTGGAGTTTAAAAGTAAGTGTGGCGATATTAAATTTTCAAAACATGCTCAAGATTTTTTAGAGCATAAACAAGATGCAGGCTCTTTAAATTACCGTTCATGGTTGAAGGTTAAAAGTTTAGCTCAGACTTTGGCAGTTTTAGATTTTTCACCAGAGGTTAAGATGCAAAATTTAGAGGAAGCATTTAGGTATTCAGAAATTATATTTGATGTCAAAAAATTGAAATAA
- a CDS encoding tyrosine-type recombinase/integrase, whose amino-acid sequence MELPNLTDFLTSVLVEKSGSKNTQSSYARDLNLFGEFINETNARVDNFSQIKFQTYCTKKGLGRRSQARVISTLRSYFRYLQRQGLIKEVPKLEITEHIRTLPETLTEEQIKSLMRSATTEKDEYRQLRNKAVLTLLYATGCRVSELCALDMVDVQLDLRVMRISGKGAKQRVVPLVTVAIEALNEYLNIRLNMVDPSEKSLIANDRGHRPSRIDIFRWLKRWSLEAGFKKNVSPHKLRHACATQLLREGVDLRSIQTLLGHASIATTEIYTKVENSDLKETIDQHHPLSDTSN is encoded by the coding sequence ATGGAACTTCCAAACCTCACTGATTTTTTAACAAGTGTACTTGTAGAAAAATCAGGATCAAAAAACACACAAAGCAGTTACGCACGAGATTTGAATCTCTTTGGAGAATTCATAAACGAAACAAATGCGCGTGTAGATAATTTTTCTCAAATTAAATTTCAAACATATTGTACTAAAAAGGGTTTGGGTCGTCGTTCTCAGGCCCGTGTAATTTCAACTTTGAGAAGTTATTTTCGATATCTTCAAAGACAGGGTCTCATTAAAGAAGTTCCAAAACTTGAGATCACTGAACATATTAGAACTTTGCCCGAAACGCTTACTGAAGAACAAATTAAATCATTGATGCGTTCAGCAACCACAGAAAAAGATGAGTATCGCCAATTAAGAAATAAAGCGGTTCTTACTCTGCTCTACGCAACAGGGTGTCGTGTTTCAGAGCTATGCGCACTTGATATGGTTGATGTGCAACTTGATCTTCGAGTGATGCGCATATCTGGTAAGGGTGCAAAACAAAGGGTTGTGCCGTTGGTGACAGTGGCTATTGAAGCACTTAATGAGTATTTAAATATTCGATTAAACATGGTTGATCCGTCAGAAAAATCACTTATAGCTAATGATCGTGGTCATAGACCAAGTCGTATTGATATATTTCGATGGCTAAAAAGATGGTCGTTAGAGGCGGGGTTTAAGAAAAATGTTTCACCTCATAAGCTTCGCCATGCCTGTGCAACTCAGCTTTTACGTGAGGGAGTAGATTTAAGATCTATTCAAACACTCTTGGGGCATGCCAGCATTGCAACCACTGAGATTTATACCAAAGTTGAAAACTCTGATCTTAAAGAAACAATCGATCAGCATCATCCGTTGTCCGATACTTCGAACTGA